The genomic region AGCGCGGCATGGCGGGCACCACCACCCGACACATCGCCGACACGGCGGGCATCGGGGTGGGCTCGCTCTACGAGTACTTCGCCAACAAGGAGGAGGTCTTCGACCAGATGACCAAGCAGTTCGTGGTGGAGGTGGTGGCCATGCTGCAGCCGCTGGTGCCGGAGCTGGCGCGCATGTCCATCGGCGAGGCCATCAAGGTCATGCTCCAGCACTTCGAGGTGTTCCTGAACCGCAACGACCAGCGCTACCTGCGCTGCGCGCGCGAGGCCATGCGGGTGGACATCAAGGACTACATGCAGCCCGTCACCACGGTGCTGACCGAGATCGTCATGCAGCACGTGCTGCACCACCCCGAGCAGATGCGCATCCGCAGCATCCCGGCCATGAGCTACATCTTCATCAACGGCGGGATCTTCGCCGTGGTGCAGCACCTCTCGAACCCGAACCCGCCCATCACGTACGAGGAGCTCACCCAGGGCCTGGCCGACATGGTGGACCACTACGTCGTGAGGGAGATGCAGCTGACGGCGCCGCGGTGAGCGCGGGTCTGGGTGCGTCTCACGCCAGGGTGCCGCCGTGAGGCCCAACGCGAACAGGTGCCCGCGCTGCGCGGCAAGCGAGAATCGTTGACACTGGCGCATGGAGACATGGAAACATGTCGAATGGGACCACCAATCACCCAACCCGAACGAACGTTTACAGCGGATGGAGCGCATATTCATGAGCATACTCGGAGGCGTATGCATCGACACATCCAAGCTACCTGGATTCGATACACAATGGACAGGATGGATCGAGCGATTCGGGCGACTTAACTTATTTGTTGGACCCAACAACAGTGGAAAAAGCCGTCTTCTAAGATCGCTATACGGCACGGTAAAGAGCGGGCTATTGACGGGAAATCACTATCCAGCATACTTCGCGCATGAACAACACACCGCATGCGAGTCACTAAAAAATGTGATTGAGGAAGGTGAACTATCTGGCGCAAACATGGCCAAGGTCGTGAGTCTCTGAAGTCTTGACACCCCCCGGTTGACCGGCTGATTCGTCGAGGAAACGCGGCGTCAAAATTCGACACCATCGTGGCATTAATTCCGCTGCGGTACGTTGGTAGGGGATGCCGACGTCATCGAGCCAGACCGCTTTATTCGAGAGAGTGGATCCGACCACGGTGACGAGCCTGTTCAGCGGGGGTCAGGTGCGGATCCTGGTGCACGGCCACGTGGTCTACGAATACCAGGAGGACGACCTGACCCACCGAGATCTGGCCGTCATAGGGCTCCGGAGGATCGGCCTTCGAGGCAAGCGCATTGCGATGGTGTGCCGCGTGAGCGAGTCGGAGGTCACGCGAGTGCGTCGACGCTACGAGAAGGGCGGCACGGCCGGTCTGGTGCGCGCGCCAACGCGCGAAGGGCTTTCACCGCTGAGCGCGGAGGAGCGCTCGCGCGCCATCGCGATGCGAAGCGCCGGGGCATCACTGGACACCGTGGCGCGGACGATGCGGCTGTCCCTGCCGCGCGTCATCGCGACGCTCGACGCGGAGGGATTGGGGTCCGTGGGGCGCGGTCATCGCTTGCGCACCCACCTCCCGGCGCAGCTTCCTCTGACGTCGGTGGAGCCTGAGCCGAGCCCCGCGGACGAGCCTGCCGCCGAGCCCGAGACGCGTCCTGCGCGCGATGCGGAGGACGACGAAGAGCTGCGCCCCGGCATGCCGCTCGCGGCGGGGACCGAGCACCGCTCGCAGTACGCAGGCCTGGTGCTGCTGACGAGCACGCTGTGCGACTTGGGCATCGTCCCGGCGC from Sandaracinaceae bacterium harbors:
- a CDS encoding TetR/AcrR family transcriptional regulator, which gives rise to MPRKPKQERSKATYDAIVEAGFICVAERGMAGTTTRHIADTAGIGVGSLYEYFANKEEVFDQMTKQFVVEVVAMLQPLVPELARMSIGEAIKVMLQHFEVFLNRNDQRYLRCAREAMRVDIKDYMQPVTTVLTEIVMQHVLHHPEQMRIRSIPAMSYIFINGGIFAVVQHLSNPNPPITYEELTQGLADMVDHYVVREMQLTAPR